A window of Chitinophaga sp. MM2321 contains these coding sequences:
- a CDS encoding FecR domain-containing protein, translating into MARDKNNSPEDGMQSEYPDDRQQMDNMIAIVQASGNEQLSQEEKALLWKQIAGDIVVRPKIVSWPLVWKVAAAILVLLGAGLWTLQQQQGDEHALLAFAAEQHFDTGKSASTSVILGNNRQLLVKNNHAVITYQSSGTTLKVDSQEVHQQLVKDKPVFNTLLVPYGNIASLQLEDGTQVWLNAGSRLVYPAAFGKNKREVFLEGEAFFEVKQEAGRPFSVYAADLKVAVLGTAFNVSAYKDDATQQVVLASGSVQLQTYHNGRAGRTATQLRPGNRGMYTAGAENITVNDVNINEYLSWKEGLIIATHTPLKEILKKLARYYNQPIDVDTQSGNETFSGNLNLEKTVDDVLDIVAATTSLQYEKHGGKVIFKTR; encoded by the coding sequence ATGGCCAGAGACAAAAATAATTCCCCGGAAGACGGCATGCAAAGTGAGTATCCGGACGACCGTCAGCAGATGGATAATATGATTGCCATTGTGCAGGCATCGGGTAATGAACAATTATCGCAGGAAGAAAAAGCGTTGCTGTGGAAACAGATAGCAGGTGATATTGTTGTTCGCCCGAAGATAGTGTCATGGCCGCTTGTATGGAAAGTGGCTGCTGCGATCCTGGTATTGCTGGGCGCGGGTTTATGGACGCTGCAACAACAGCAGGGCGATGAACATGCGTTACTGGCATTTGCAGCTGAACAACATTTTGATACCGGTAAATCTGCTTCCACCAGTGTGATCCTCGGTAATAACCGGCAACTATTGGTTAAAAATAATCATGCAGTGATTACTTACCAGTCCAGCGGAACCACGTTGAAAGTAGATTCCCAGGAAGTGCATCAGCAGCTTGTTAAGGATAAACCTGTATTTAATACTTTACTGGTTCCTTACGGCAATATTGCCAGTCTGCAGTTGGAAGACGGTACACAGGTATGGTTGAATGCAGGCTCCCGGCTGGTGTATCCGGCTGCTTTCGGAAAAAACAAGCGGGAAGTATTCCTGGAAGGAGAAGCCTTTTTTGAGGTGAAGCAGGAGGCGGGAAGACCGTTCAGCGTATATGCCGCCGATCTGAAAGTAGCGGTGTTGGGAACCGCTTTCAATGTGAGCGCCTATAAAGATGATGCCACACAACAGGTGGTGCTTGCCAGCGGAAGTGTACAGTTGCAGACCTATCACAACGGCAGGGCGGGGAGAACAGCTACGCAGCTGCGACCTGGCAACAGGGGGATGTATACTGCCGGTGCAGAGAATATTACAGTGAATGATGTAAACATAAACGAATACTTATCCTGGAAGGAAGGACTTATTATCGCCACACACACACCGCTTAAAGAAATATTGAAAAAACTGGCGAGATATTATAATCAACCAATTGATGTAGATACACAATCAGGCAATGAAACGTTTTCAGGGAATTTAAACCTGGAGAAAACAGTGGACGATGTATTGGATATAGTAGCAGCTACCACTTCTTTGCAATATGAAAAACACGGAGGGAAAGTAATTTTTAAGACCAGATAA
- a CDS encoding putative LPS assembly protein LptD produces MNASYKNNYKNFFRQTYLVLAGVIIAVPLIIDAFAISRPHLSPIFNKTLADTIPVTRKDTGKITPPKAVPVSEADTNKLSPDTDTSTEGSVDTLFIPKISKDTLDAPVNYKAKDSIILMVPDKRFYLYGAANTKYKTIDLSAEKMNFDQATGVLEATNAKDTAGKIYGRPVMNDGGQSFDSDTLRYNFTSQKAKIYNTRSQYGEGFVHSEQTKKGAGNTIFGFKNGYTTCNLDTPHFSFRARKIKVIPDKLIISGPANLEIMGIPTPLFIPFAIFPITQGQRSGILPPQYVVNQQKGMGLENGGYYFGMGDHLDMTLRGDVYSYGSWSLTASPTYRKRYRYNGGLNLSFANTRFGDPAVKSEFSTSKDFRITWNHSMDSKARPGVNFGASVNFGTSSYNKYNVFDYNTRVNNNIGSSISFSKSWQGKPYNLSVGINHSQNLSTRDVSLSFPDATFTVNTIYPFQPKEMVGTPKWYEKIGVSYNTLLRNQANFKDSLFGKQQMFDAMQTGMQHNIPVSFSIPILKTLTLSPGINYSEYWYTKKFVRSWDPNKYNFTTDTLGAIDTTYVPGFYAARDISASLSLSTAVYGMYAFSKHSKVKGIRHVVRPTISASYRPDLSSQYYYNLRYSNNPGDSQRVSYFDGAIIGVPSSGAFGGLNFGLDNNLEMKVFSKKDTTGNHEKKVKLLDGFGINGSYNLVADSFKLSTFSIYARTNLFDKLNISASGNIDPYQVDARGHRLDKYVWQQGKISLGRLTNASVSMSTSFQSKDKKSKDKEEKIDSIENAQTGDAAFAAQQRQLQMVRNNPGEYVDFDIPWRVDLSYSLSYTNTIILDSGGVVKRITQYVSFNGDFSLTPKWKIGLNSGFDFTNMQVAYTNMYISRDLHCWQMSINLIPFGTFRQFSITINPKAGILRDLRINRSRQFYDF; encoded by the coding sequence ATGAACGCTAGCTACAAAAATAATTATAAAAATTTTTTCCGACAGACATACCTGGTATTAGCAGGTGTGATCATTGCCGTTCCCCTTATTATAGATGCATTTGCCATCAGTAGGCCACATTTGTCGCCTATTTTTAACAAAACTTTGGCAGATACCATTCCGGTTACCCGGAAAGATACCGGTAAAATCACGCCTCCCAAAGCCGTTCCGGTGTCTGAAGCAGATACCAACAAGCTGTCTCCGGACACAGATACCAGCACAGAAGGGAGCGTAGATACCTTATTTATTCCCAAGATATCAAAAGATACCCTGGATGCACCGGTTAATTACAAAGCAAAGGATTCTATTATCCTCATGGTACCGGATAAGCGTTTTTACCTGTATGGCGCCGCTAATACCAAATATAAAACCATCGACCTCTCCGCAGAAAAAATGAACTTTGATCAGGCTACCGGTGTGCTGGAAGCTACCAACGCAAAGGATACTGCCGGAAAAATATATGGTCGCCCGGTGATGAACGATGGTGGTCAGAGCTTTGACTCAGATACACTCCGTTATAATTTTACCTCCCAGAAAGCAAAGATCTATAATACCCGTTCTCAATACGGTGAAGGGTTTGTTCATAGTGAGCAAACAAAAAAAGGTGCCGGTAATACCATTTTTGGTTTCAAAAACGGTTACACTACCTGTAACCTCGATACCCCTCACTTTAGCTTCAGAGCCCGCAAAATAAAGGTTATCCCTGACAAACTTATTATTTCCGGTCCGGCAAACCTGGAAATTATGGGGATTCCTACTCCTTTATTTATCCCGTTCGCCATTTTTCCGATTACACAGGGACAACGTTCGGGGATCCTGCCACCACAATATGTGGTCAACCAGCAGAAGGGTATGGGACTCGAAAACGGCGGTTACTATTTCGGGATGGGGGATCATCTGGACATGACTTTACGGGGAGATGTATATTCTTACGGCAGCTGGAGCCTCACGGCCAGTCCTACCTACCGGAAGCGTTACCGGTACAATGGGGGGCTAAACCTCAGTTTCGCCAATACCCGCTTCGGCGACCCGGCGGTAAAGTCAGAATTCAGTACCTCCAAAGATTTCCGTATCACCTGGAATCATAGTATGGACAGTAAGGCGCGGCCCGGCGTAAACTTTGGCGCCAGCGTAAACTTCGGTACCTCCTCTTATAACAAGTACAACGTTTTTGATTATAATACCCGTGTAAACAATAACATCGGGTCCTCTATCAGCTTCTCCAAAAGCTGGCAGGGTAAGCCTTACAACCTCAGCGTGGGGATCAATCACTCGCAGAACCTGAGTACCCGCGATGTGTCGTTGTCCTTCCCGGATGCAACATTTACCGTAAATACCATCTATCCGTTCCAGCCAAAAGAAATGGTAGGAACACCCAAATGGTATGAAAAAATAGGGGTTTCCTATAATACCCTGTTACGTAACCAGGCAAACTTCAAGGATTCCCTGTTTGGCAAGCAACAGATGTTTGATGCCATGCAAACAGGTATGCAACATAATATTCCGGTGTCTTTTTCTATCCCGATCCTTAAAACGCTGACTTTATCGCCCGGTATCAACTATAGCGAGTACTGGTATACGAAGAAGTTTGTAAGATCCTGGGATCCTAATAAATACAACTTTACCACGGATACGCTGGGTGCTATTGATACCACGTATGTTCCCGGTTTTTATGCTGCCCGCGATATCAGCGCCAGCTTATCACTGTCTACTGCCGTGTATGGTATGTATGCTTTCAGCAAACATTCCAAGGTGAAGGGCATCCGGCACGTAGTGCGGCCTACCATCAGTGCCAGCTATCGTCCGGATCTTTCCAGCCAGTATTATTACAACCTGCGGTATTCCAATAACCCCGGAGATTCGCAAAGGGTATCCTATTTTGATGGCGCCATCATCGGGGTGCCATCGTCCGGTGCATTCGGGGGCCTGAATTTCGGGCTGGACAATAACCTGGAGATGAAAGTGTTCTCGAAAAAGGATACGACCGGTAACCATGAGAAAAAAGTGAAATTGCTGGATGGTTTTGGGATCAATGGTAGTTATAACCTGGTAGCAGACTCCTTTAAGCTATCTACTTTCAGTATTTATGCACGTACCAACCTGTTTGATAAACTGAATATTTCGGCCAGTGGTAATATTGATCCATACCAGGTAGATGCCCGCGGTCACCGGTTGGATAAATATGTATGGCAGCAGGGAAAGATCAGCCTGGGAAGACTGACCAATGCGAGTGTATCAATGAGTACTTCGTTCCAGTCGAAAGATAAAAAGAGCAAGGATAAAGAAGAGAAGATAGATTCCATTGAGAATGCACAAACGGGCGATGCTGCCTTTGCAGCGCAGCAGCGGCAGTTACAAATGGTGCGTAATAACCCGGGCGAGTATGTGGACTTTGACATTCCCTGGCGTGTGGATCTGTCCTATAGCTTATCTTATACCAATACGATTATCCTGGATTCCGGTGGTGTTGTAAAACGTATAACCCAATACGTTAGTTTCAACGGTGATTTCAGTCTTACGCCGAAATGGAAAATTGGTTTGAATAGTGGTTTTGATTTTACCAATATGCAGGTAGCCTATACCAATATGTATATCTCGCGTGATCTGCACTGCTGGCAGATGTCGATCAACCTGATCCCGTTTGGGACCTTCCGGCAGTTTAGTATTACCATCAACCCGAAGGCCGGTATCCTGCGGGATCTCCGTATAAACCGATCGCGACAGTTCTACGATTTTTAG
- a CDS encoding N-acetylmuramoyl-L-alanine amidase produces the protein MRWNRLWILGLGTLFTCTFFIQAKNNPVSSKRDNPIRTIVIDAGHGGEDPGAKGSYSTEKQVTLAVALKLGKILEDNMPDVKVVYTRKSDRFDDPRKKAQIANDAKGDLFVSIHCNSTGKIRKVTGYKTVYHRKGKKKIPVKQAIYAYYPSNAKGTETYIWATSKNSAKMESLKQNSVIVLDANSEETRQLMDDTDPETFILLNTLRNAYFDQSLRLSTLIEDEFTRVGRISRGARQRNEKGIWVLSATAMPSVLVELGFISNPEEEEYLNSSNGQQELANGIYKAIKRYRDELQRFTDSRHAQPATSGAPQTRLKSPKAGKGQPAIPNKNTQYCVQLLVTDKFYKPGASIFRKLQGAHINREQIVLNKKKMNKYTWGRFKTNQQAYTAARKARKLGFKDAFVVSC, from the coding sequence ATGCGCTGGAACCGACTTTGGATTTTAGGACTGGGAACATTATTCACCTGTACCTTTTTTATTCAGGCAAAAAACAATCCAGTTTCTTCGAAACGGGATAACCCTATCAGAACAATTGTCATTGATGCCGGCCACGGTGGTGAAGACCCCGGCGCCAAAGGCAGCTATTCCACTGAAAAACAGGTAACGCTGGCAGTGGCACTTAAGCTGGGAAAGATCCTGGAAGATAACATGCCCGATGTAAAGGTGGTGTATACACGAAAATCTGACCGTTTCGATGATCCCCGTAAAAAAGCACAGATTGCCAACGATGCCAAAGGTGATCTCTTTGTATCTATCCACTGTAATTCTACCGGAAAGATCCGGAAAGTGACCGGTTACAAAACTGTATACCACAGAAAAGGTAAAAAGAAAATACCTGTCAAACAGGCCATCTACGCCTACTATCCCAGCAATGCCAAAGGTACGGAAACCTATATATGGGCAACCAGTAAGAACAGCGCAAAAATGGAATCCCTGAAACAGAATTCCGTGATCGTACTGGACGCCAATTCTGAAGAAACCAGGCAATTAATGGATGATACCGATCCCGAAACGTTCATCCTGCTGAATACCCTGCGTAATGCCTACTTTGATCAGAGCCTCCGTTTATCCACCCTCATTGAAGACGAATTTACCCGCGTGGGCCGCATCAGCCGGGGAGCCAGACAACGAAATGAAAAAGGTATCTGGGTACTATCGGCAACGGCTATGCCGAGCGTATTAGTGGAACTGGGATTTATCAGCAACCCGGAAGAAGAAGAATACCTCAATTCCAGCAACGGGCAACAGGAACTCGCCAATGGTATCTACAAAGCCATCAAGCGTTACCGGGATGAGTTACAGCGGTTTACCGACAGTCGCCATGCCCAACCCGCTACCAGCGGCGCACCGCAAACACGCCTGAAATCCCCCAAAGCCGGCAAAGGCCAGCCCGCCATACCAAATAAAAACACCCAGTATTGTGTACAATTACTGGTGACAGATAAATTTTATAAACCAGGAGCTTCCATTTTCAGGAAGCTCCAAGGCGCCCATATCAACCGGGAACAGATCGTCCTGAATAAAAAAAAAATGAACAAATATACCTGGGGGCGCTTCAAAACAAACCAACAGGCCTACACAGCTGCGCGTAAGGCCCGCAAACTGGGATTTAAAGATGCCTTCGTTGTCTCCTGCTAG
- a CDS encoding sigma-70 family RNA polymerase sigma factor has product MKLTGVNEKTLWQDIIAGDQQAFKILYEASADMLYAYALRYVRDTELIKDTIHDLFTDLYTHRRNLASQVNIKFYLLISFRRKLNAALKKSARLSLQDDMAAIESHFALTFEAADVQSQIIAKEEQCAALAQLAAEMNKLPARQKEILYLKYNCALSYEEIAQLMQISVPTCRTLAYRAIRQLRKELLITAIPVFGFLLLAFFKKF; this is encoded by the coding sequence ATGAAGCTTACCGGCGTAAATGAGAAAACATTGTGGCAAGATATCATTGCAGGCGATCAGCAGGCATTTAAGATATTATATGAGGCCTCTGCGGACATGCTTTACGCCTATGCGTTGAGGTATGTGCGTGACACGGAGTTGATCAAAGATACCATCCATGACTTGTTTACAGATCTTTATACGCACCGGCGCAACCTGGCGTCACAGGTCAATATAAAATTTTACCTGTTGATTTCGTTCCGGCGGAAACTCAATGCGGCCCTAAAAAAATCTGCACGTTTATCCTTACAGGATGATATGGCTGCTATAGAAAGCCATTTTGCGCTCACCTTTGAAGCAGCGGATGTACAAAGTCAGATCATTGCAAAAGAAGAACAATGCGCTGCACTGGCACAGCTTGCAGCGGAAATGAATAAATTGCCTGCGCGTCAGAAGGAGATCCTGTACCTGAAATATAACTGTGCGTTGTCCTATGAAGAGATTGCGCAGCTGATGCAGATCTCCGTTCCTACCTGTCGTACACTGGCTTACCGCGCTATCAGGCAGCTGAGAAAAGAGCTGCTCATCACGGCTATTCCTGTTTTTGGATTTCTGCTGCTGGCCTTCTTCAAAAAATTTTAA
- a CDS encoding RagB/SusD family nutrient uptake outer membrane protein yields the protein MKKICSFMLLAFVLMISSCKKFLTHDDPINVVDETWWKTETNATGALGSVYAGLPAGSSGRQLMFLSALSDEAVARQDTRGAYESYAKGLQNSDWDVATNLWRDDYKDIRRACRFLENVDKCYMDSSLKDRYKNEARAMRAYYHMEMLLFFGGLPIVTTSLEPGSSNTTRNTEKEVYDFIVNELTASASHLPDVYNNNEAWRISSGVCWALICKLAMFYKNYETAKMAARKVMDQNVYALHRSTSTKVNSFAELFSYAGELNKERIFFRDNGCSTAWRTFAPYGVGGQTVVSPTLQVVNNFETLQGKTLEELGPDSMAIYEKDPFFKNNRDPRMAASVLAPNQVYEKDTLRPFGETGSDRVGLLNSTATGFWVRKYLDPKDRNGASPSLDYMIIRYAEVLLNYVEALVELGDWQNPDVIKYLNDIRTRAGMPEVDVSRYNSAEKIRQLIRRERMSELAFEGARFYDIRRWGILGTIMNGSVYGAVDPSTGKPLPVETRSCNPERDVRYPIPLTELLANPNMEQNPLY from the coding sequence ATGAAAAAGATATGTTCCTTTATGCTTTTAGCATTTGTGTTGATGATCAGTAGTTGTAAGAAGTTTCTCACACATGATGATCCGATAAATGTAGTGGATGAGACCTGGTGGAAAACAGAAACCAATGCCACCGGTGCACTCGGTTCTGTGTATGCCGGTTTGCCGGCCGGCTCCAGCGGCAGACAGCTGATGTTCCTTTCTGCGCTGAGTGATGAAGCAGTTGCACGTCAGGATACACGCGGCGCTTATGAATCCTATGCAAAAGGATTGCAGAACAGCGACTGGGATGTGGCCACCAATCTTTGGCGGGATGATTATAAGGATATCCGCCGTGCCTGCCGTTTCCTGGAAAATGTAGACAAGTGCTACATGGATTCTTCACTGAAAGACCGCTACAAGAATGAAGCGCGCGCCATGCGGGCTTATTATCACATGGAAATGTTGTTGTTCTTTGGTGGCTTACCCATTGTTACTACTTCCCTGGAACCGGGCAGCAGCAATACAACACGTAATACGGAAAAAGAAGTGTATGATTTTATTGTAAATGAACTGACGGCATCTGCATCGCATCTTCCGGATGTTTATAACAACAATGAAGCATGGCGTATTTCTTCCGGTGTTTGCTGGGCATTGATCTGTAAGCTGGCCATGTTTTATAAGAACTACGAAACGGCTAAAATGGCTGCCAGAAAAGTGATGGATCAGAACGTGTATGCCCTGCACCGCAGTACTTCTACAAAAGTCAACAGCTTTGCCGAGTTGTTTTCCTATGCCGGCGAATTAAATAAAGAGCGGATATTTTTCAGAGATAATGGTTGTTCCACTGCCTGGAGAACCTTTGCCCCATATGGTGTTGGCGGGCAAACCGTTGTTTCGCCTACATTACAGGTAGTGAATAATTTTGAAACATTGCAGGGAAAAACACTGGAAGAACTGGGCCCCGATTCGATGGCTATTTACGAGAAAGATCCTTTCTTTAAAAACAACAGGGACCCACGTATGGCGGCATCCGTACTGGCGCCTAACCAGGTGTATGAAAAGGATACGCTCCGTCCGTTTGGCGAAACGGGCAGTGACCGTGTAGGCTTGCTCAACAGTACAGCTACCGGTTTCTGGGTGCGTAAATACCTTGATCCGAAAGATCGTAACGGCGCCAGTCCTTCACTGGATTATATGATCATCCGTTATGCAGAAGTATTGTTGAACTATGTGGAAGCATTGGTGGAGCTGGGCGACTGGCAGAATCCGGATGTAATAAAATACCTGAATGATATCCGCACGCGGGCAGGTATGCCCGAAGTAGATGTGAGCAGGTATAATTCTGCGGAGAAGATCCGGCAGTTGATACGCCGCGAACGTATGTCGGAGCTGGCATTTGAAGGCGCCCGCTTTTATGATATACGGCGCTGGGGTATTCTCGGCACTATTATGAACGGATCGGTGTATGGTGCAGTAGATCCTTCTACGGGGAAGCCTTTACCGGTAGAAACGCGCTCCTGTAACCCGGAAAGGGATGTCAGGTATCCGATTCCATTAACGGAATTGCTGGCGAATCCGAATATGGAGCAGAACCCGCTGTACTAA
- a CDS encoding TonB-dependent receptor has translation MQKFYVCWRSLPLCNAPAKLWHVMRLVMILFFAGLVSAYGKSFSQNSPLHVNVKDAPLTELFRQIQQQSNWRIFYKDELLSREKNITLRLQGRRLVEVLDKALGGTGLGYTIIGNQVAIVPKAEQPPRFSQQVREDSLLTIKGRVYDTHEPPEGLPGVSVGVKGSSRGTTSDADGYFSIQAPKNAVLVFSLIGFTPTEFNVLKNNNALSISLAEKVSALDEVVVVGLTEQQRKHIASSVATLNVKSAMSGKPITTISQALQGGVTGLQVSQASGLPGGDAATIKIRGISTINGSSPLVMVDGVPMDMDFIDPLTVESVTVLKDAAAAAIYGARAANGVILVTTKRGVPGRVAVTYDGYYGVQSPTIMPSLVDAPAYMRMYNEGLINSGKPALYSEEDIQNTIAGTDPVKYPNTNWQDLIVNKRAPITSHSVGLSGGNSLARFALNANYQYQEGMTPVTSSKKYNIRANTSISLAKNFQVNMDLLAIKRNILLPNRTLGHNGTRILEDVYRVPPTILAKYPQVEGVDDIYGRYVDIVNPLAYVEKGGKFSNEYAQSSINLQPKWEVIPGLNLRGQFSYRLNSDLKGSLRDNYNFFDYYTGQLLQTWSQQRTYTQGRTTYYYIGANADYTLDVKDHHFFAMAGYSQEEDNNTTTTLNISSIVSTYAKLNYSFKEKYLLEITGRLDGSSKFAQGHKYGFFPSVAAGWNISKEPFMAKLPTISNMKLRASYGQLGNEDIGLYRYQTTISNSSGIEGNYGNPDITWETVNMLDIGLDMGLFQNKLEVVFDYYNKLTNDIILAPPLSYTGGFEDAVPVNAGKVRNEGWELSLNYNGNIGKEVDISFRPGVTYNKNTIVSLLNGPYVTATTIRQEGGTTAGMFGYKTGGLLQQSDFDKDGNPLIPVLPGAQPGDIKYLDLNGDKLIGSEDQTEIGNPVPRLNYFANFRIAYKHFDLEFLLQGTNKADALLAGMLALPMDNSRDGGVPTRFYADNYWTPDRTDAMFPRLNTLPANNKLSSDFWLQDAAYLRIKYVQIGYNTQADFLKRAGIHGLRFYLNAQNPFTFTSLKLTDPESKGDQWTYGIMKAFIAGINVQL, from the coding sequence ATGCAAAAATTTTACGTTTGTTGGCGCAGTTTGCCGTTGTGCAATGCGCCAGCCAAATTATGGCATGTTATGCGACTGGTAATGATCCTTTTTTTCGCGGGACTGGTAAGCGCGTATGGTAAGTCGTTTTCACAGAATTCCCCCCTGCACGTGAACGTTAAAGATGCTCCTTTGACGGAGCTTTTCCGGCAGATCCAGCAACAAAGCAACTGGCGCATCTTTTATAAAGATGAACTGCTCAGCAGAGAGAAAAACATCACGCTGCGTTTGCAGGGCCGGCGACTGGTGGAAGTACTGGACAAAGCATTGGGAGGTACCGGACTCGGCTATACGATTATTGGTAACCAGGTAGCGATTGTACCTAAAGCAGAACAACCACCGCGTTTTTCACAACAGGTACGTGAAGATAGCCTGCTTACCATCAAAGGCCGCGTATATGATACGCACGAGCCACCTGAGGGGCTTCCCGGCGTATCGGTTGGCGTAAAAGGAAGCAGCAGGGGAACCACCAGTGATGCGGATGGTTACTTCAGTATCCAGGCGCCAAAAAACGCAGTGCTGGTATTTTCACTGATTGGGTTTACGCCTACGGAATTTAACGTGTTAAAGAACAATAATGCGCTTTCTATTTCATTGGCAGAAAAAGTATCGGCGCTGGATGAAGTAGTGGTAGTGGGACTTACAGAGCAACAACGCAAACACATTGCCAGCTCCGTGGCTACCTTGAATGTGAAGTCAGCGATGTCCGGAAAGCCGATCACTACTATTTCGCAGGCATTGCAGGGCGGTGTTACGGGCTTACAGGTAAGCCAGGCTTCCGGTCTGCCCGGCGGAGATGCGGCGACTATCAAAATCCGCGGTATCAGTACTATCAATGGTTCTAGTCCGTTGGTGATGGTAGACGGCGTACCGATGGATATGGATTTCATAGACCCGTTGACGGTAGAAAGTGTAACCGTACTGAAAGATGCCGCTGCTGCTGCTATTTATGGCGCCAGGGCGGCCAACGGCGTGATCCTGGTAACCACCAAAAGAGGGGTGCCCGGCCGTGTAGCCGTGACCTATGACGGATACTACGGCGTGCAGTCGCCCACTATTATGCCTTCATTGGTAGACGCGCCTGCGTATATGCGCATGTACAATGAAGGATTGATAAATTCCGGTAAACCCGCACTGTATTCCGAAGAAGATATTCAAAACACCATTGCCGGTACAGATCCTGTAAAATATCCCAATACCAACTGGCAGGACCTGATCGTAAATAAAAGAGCGCCTATTACCAGTCACTCCGTAGGACTCAGTGGTGGTAACAGTCTGGCGCGTTTTGCATTGAATGCCAACTACCAGTACCAGGAAGGGATGACACCTGTTACCAGTAGCAAGAAATATAATATCAGGGCTAACACTTCTATTTCACTGGCAAAGAATTTCCAGGTGAATATGGACCTGCTGGCCATTAAACGGAACATCCTGTTACCTAATCGTACGCTCGGTCATAATGGTACCCGTATCCTCGAGGATGTGTACCGTGTACCGCCTACCATTCTTGCTAAATATCCACAGGTAGAGGGCGTTGATGATATCTACGGCCGTTATGTAGATATTGTGAATCCGTTGGCCTATGTAGAAAAAGGCGGTAAGTTCAGTAATGAATATGCGCAGTCCAGTATTAACCTGCAACCCAAATGGGAAGTGATTCCCGGCCTTAATCTGCGCGGGCAGTTCAGTTACCGGCTCAACAGTGATTTGAAAGGAAGTCTACGTGACAACTATAACTTCTTTGATTATTATACCGGTCAGTTATTGCAAACCTGGTCCCAGCAACGGACCTATACGCAGGGGCGCACTACTTATTATTATATCGGCGCCAATGCAGATTACACCCTGGATGTGAAAGATCACCATTTCTTTGCGATGGCCGGCTATTCGCAGGAAGAAGATAACAATACGACTACTACGCTGAACATCTCATCTATCGTATCTACCTATGCCAAATTAAATTATTCTTTTAAAGAGAAATACCTGCTGGAAATTACCGGTCGCCTGGATGGTTCTTCCAAATTCGCCCAGGGACATAAATATGGTTTCTTTCCCTCCGTGGCTGCCGGCTGGAATATCAGCAAAGAGCCGTTTATGGCGAAACTGCCCACCATCAGCAATATGAAGCTGCGCGCTTCTTACGGACAGCTGGGTAATGAAGACATCGGATTGTACAGATACCAGACCACGATCAGTAACAGTAGTGGTATAGAAGGAAATTATGGTAACCCCGATATTACCTGGGAAACCGTGAATATGCTGGATATAGGACTGGATATGGGTTTATTTCAGAACAAACTGGAAGTAGTATTTGATTACTATAATAAACTTACAAATGATATTATCCTCGCACCTCCGTTGTCATATACCGGTGGCTTTGAAGATGCGGTACCTGTGAATGCAGGAAAGGTAAGGAATGAAGGATGGGAGTTATCCCTGAATTATAACGGCAATATCGGTAAAGAGGTGGATATCTCTTTCCGTCCCGGTGTTACCTATAATAAAAACACAATCGTATCGCTGTTAAACGGCCCCTATGTGACAGCTACCACAATCAGGCAGGAGGGTGGTACCACCGCTGGTATGTTTGGTTATAAAACGGGCGGATTATTGCAGCAAAGTGATTTTGATAAAGATGGTAATCCCTTAATTCCTGTGTTGCCGGGCGCACAACCGGGAGATATAAAATACCTGGACCTCAACGGTGATAAACTCATCGGCAGTGAAGACCAGACCGAGATCGGTAATCCTGTTCCCAGGCTGAACTACTTTGCAAATTTCAGGATTGCCTATAAGCATTTTGACCTGGAGTTCCTGTTGCAGGGCACCAACAAAGCAGATGCATTGCTGGCGGGTATGCTGGCATTGCCTATGGATAACAGCAGGGACGGGGGCGTGCCTACCCGTTTTTATGCAGATAATTACTGGACGCCGGACCGCACGGATGCTATGTTTCCACGCTTAAATACTTTACCGGCCAATAATAAATTATCATCTGATTTCTGGTTACAGGATGCCGCTTACCTGCGCATAAAATATGTACAGATAGGATACAACACGCAGGCTGATTTCCTGAAGCGTGCAGGTATCCACGGTTTGCGTTTTTACCTGAATGCACAGAACCCGTTCACTTTTACTTCGTTGAAACTGACGGATCCGGAGAGCAAGGGAGATCAGTGGACTTATGGTATAATGAAGGCATTTATTGCCGGTATTAATGTTCAACTTTAA